The following is a genomic window from Solanum stenotomum isolate F172 chromosome 4, ASM1918654v1, whole genome shotgun sequence.
attaaactcaTACAcattaaatagaagaaaatttcTCAACTTATAGTATTAGTTTTCATCTCGCAACTCGAATGtacaatttttgtattatttatagatattaatttttagtaaacAAGCAAAAGTGAATCGACAGAACAAATAGGTAAGATAACTTTATCGACAACATTATCAAAGTTATATTAGCAAATTCTTTTAAGGTAAATTATTTAGTCAAGtctataaaattttataatactTGTCTTAATTAATCATCTTTTTAGTTAGCTTCTCTTTCGGCGAGGAGATTTAAAGAAcattgtttaaaaataaaatgattaacaTCACTACaaacatatttaatatatttttatacgTGGAGTTTGAAGAGGATGAAGTATATGCgtattttatttctaatttcatagaatcgaaaaattcaaaatgttaagctgaaaatatcaaataaagaaaagtatgaataataatataCATTTTATAAACTACTATCTGTCTACCATCTACCCTAATTCTCGACCTCAatgtttttctatctatggtCATGTGCTCAGTAATGTGTAGATATATCGTGTTCTGTCAAATACCCCCCCNCCCCCCCAAttcttctttgatttatttCTACCTCTCCACAAACTTATCACTTGTCAACCTCTCACACTTTCTCACTAGAACATTCTTGCTTCTTAATTTACATGCACAATCAACTACTCTCGCCTTGCTCCATATATCTTCATTCTTGATCTTTCTCATTTAATATACACGCACAACCATCTAAGTATTCTCATTCTGCTACCTTCATTTTCTAAATGTGAACTCGTGATTGATTAGTACTTCACCCTATACAACATAGTCGATTTAACAACTACTCGATCTATTGAACTTAGCTTTGATTAGATTTCATTAGTAATATAATAACTATTTACATTTTAGGCTTAATGAATAATACTGACAAATTTAGTGTTAAATATAATTACTTACCTCAGCCATCGTGACAACCTTGACATATTGTCCTACTTTTATCGTTGGACGATAGATTACTTTTTGAATTATAATAAATCTAACAAAAGTggtgtaattaattaattaattaaggacttcataattaataatatcAAGTTGCTATATTAATTAATCTACTTTTTTCAAAGTAGTGATTGCCATATGCTCCAATGGTTTAATGAATCTTatctcaattaattaataattaatagttGATTTATTTAATTGGAACGTATTACCCTTTTCGGAATTCAATGTtttaatggatttttttttatatgagtaGCAACAAGTTGCTTGATTACTTTATTACCCTTTCATAGCTAAGGAGGTGCGGTCCTTTTTCGAACCCTATGTCAACATATACTCCATTAACATTCTTGTTTGTTTTGGATCAAGTCTGCATGATTATCTCAGAAAACCTCACGCCATTAAGGACTTGTTTGATACGAGGGATAAGGGATAACTAATcctgaaattaattttataatgaGTTTATCCTATGTTTGATTGGAATAAAACCGCGTAATAACTTATCAAGTTATCCTAAAATTGTAGTGTTATTGTTATTCTCACATTAAGGGTGGATAATTAACCTCGAAATAACTTGTTCCCCAACAAAACGAGCTCTAAAAGTATTCATATACTTTATATGTAGCTTCCAAATCTTTTGATCACTATCAATATGGGACTTTGTTTTTGCACCCAATATCTCCCCCCCGAACTAAGTTCAACGCGGTCCATCACCATGATCCACGAGTCAATTTCCAAGATTCAATATGTGTCACCTACTAGACCGAGCATTTATGACCAACAAAGCTCAGAGCTAGCTTCTTTATTTGCACGTGCATTTCCGAGCTACCTTTGTTACGGTAAAGGTAGTAAACCAAGCCCATGCTATTCACTCCACCATCTCAATACTCGTCTCATCGACCATTAACTCTGATACCAGTTGTTGGAATAAGACACTCCATATATATTCTTTAGGTTAAGCCAACATAGTTTTCTCGAAAAAACCTCACCCCGTTAAGAGAACCTCCTACATACACTTGTTACAATACTGCTACACTAAGAAGGTGTCTGATGCCCATCACAACAACAGCAACATTACTATCTTTAATCTCAAACACATTAATTAGGATCGACTATATAAATCTTCACAGACTCCAAATAAGTTCAACTCTAATATTGGATGAAGATAACATTGCTCATCTGCAAAGGATGAGACCTCAGCTAGTATGTCCAATGAAAAGATATTGAACCATACATTAGTAGAGATcgaaaattttaaacaaaaaatcgACAAATACTTAGCTCAAAATGATGGAATGCCACTCCCAGATCCTTCATTGTTGTCAAGTCAATCAAATAGACGATTACATGCAACTCGAAAAATTGAAGGTCACACAACAACTTACAAAACCACAACTAATCCTATCGAATACTATTCGATCAAAAGATTGAGGAGCATGTTATTCTTCAACTTGGCTGAACTAGGAAAACATTATTCGTGGAGAAAAGTACACGACATACCTCCTGTTTTCATCGTCTCCTCGATTTGGATCAACTTATGACACTGGTCGGGGTATTTTGGCGAGTGAGGCTTTGATTTTCTCTTCTGAGAATGACAAATCAACCAAGCTTCCCTGCAAATACTTATCATAAGATGACAAATCAAAATGTCCATGTCCACACATTGCCATGAGTATAACTTTCGATTCTCCAGTCTCTTTACATCTTAGAGCTTCCCTTATAGTAGCGGCTATAGCATGCGTTGGTTCTGGTGCCGGTATCAATCCCTCAGACCTTGCAAACTGAATAGCACCTGAACGGAAAAATTACCTAGTTGAATGGCGTTTGGACAATATTTTATCAAGTTAACTTAATAGACGAATGAAAACACATGCAAAAGTTTTTCCCAAACTTGAACTGAAAATGTCTAATTGGAACATGACTTAGCTTGAGTGTCTGAATGGAATATCTTGACAAGTTTAAGGGGTTGGCTTTGTATTACGCCTTTTAATTATATACTAAATGTCAAAATGGAGAAAGTGAGTACTTGATATGACGGAAGTAAAGATACCTTGGAAGCATTCAATCTGCGGAATTGATATTGCTTCCATGAATCCGAGTTCATAGACGTGTGATATCAATGGCGCCATGCCATGGTAACGGAGACCCCCTGAAAATGAACTCAAATCTTTCTAAGAAGAACCAAGTAAAGGGGGATAAATTTAACTATCCTACGCGACAAAGGCTTACCGGAATGGATGGGATCTGGTATGAAGTCATGACCAAGTGTATGCATTTTCATTAAAGGAGTCATGCCTGCTGTGTCTCCATAGTCGTAAGCATATACACCTTTCGTCAACGAGGGGCAAGCTGTAGGTTCAACCGCTCTAATAAGAGGATTGATTTTCCCCTTAAGCTTCTCCCGGATAAACGGGAAAGCAAGTCCTGCAAAATTAGATCCACCCCCGGTGCAACCGATGATCACATCTGGAATCTCTCCGAAATCTTCCATCTGTTTTATACACTCCTCACCGATAACGGTCTGATGTAACAAAACATGATTGAGAACACTTCCCAAACAATATTTGGTGTCAGCATTCTTAGCTGCAACCTCCACAGCCTCTGAAATAGCTATTCCTAAACTTCCTGGACTCGAAGGATCCATTTGTAGAATAGCCCGACCTGCTTCTGTAAGGTCGGAAGGAGAAGGATGCACCTTCGCACCCCAAGTTTGCATCATCATTTTACGATAAGGTTTCTGATCAAACGAAGCTCTAACTTGCCATACCTGCATTAAAAACTCTAGATCAAGGGCAGATGAACCCCCTCATCGAAAATGAACACGTAAACACTATAGACACATTTACCTCACAATTGAGACCAAATAAGCTGCAAGCAAACGACAACGCGCTCCCCCATTGACCTGCCCCAGTCTCTGTGACCACATTTTTAACATTCCCCATTTTATTATACCAGGCCTGAGGAACAGCAGAGTTGGGCTTGTGCGACCCCGCGGGGCTACCACCTTCATACTTGTAATATATTCGTGCGGGTGTATCAAGCAGTTTTTCCAACCTCTTTGCTCTAAATGTTACCACCACATGTTAAGAGTTTTCGCGATATGAAAGTTGATACTTAAAAAAAGAACAGAATACGAACCTAATCAAAGGGGTTGGGCGCCAAAGACTGTAGACGTCTAAAACTTCCTCTGGTATATCAATAAACTGCTCGACACTTGCCTCCTGCTTAATCAACTCATCACAGAAAAGCGGAGATAAGTCCTCCGGTTTGATAGGCTGAAACGTCTTGGGATGCAACGACGGAGGGGGTTTGATTGGAAGGTCTGCAACTAGATTGTACCACTGACGAGGGATTTCAACAGAACTCGAACGAGAATTAAGAGCTGCATTTGCTCTTGCTCTATAGCTAAAAGAAAGCTTCAATTGACTTGTCTTAGTTTTAATCTCAAAATACTTTGTCCCATAAGCATCACCTGAAAAGTAACATATAATTAGATTAAGACCATAACGGTTAATTTTTTCGTGTTGTAAAAGATTTGAACAATAAAAATAGATGGTTAGTGTCTGATCAAATTGGTCAGGTCATGTAGGAACAAGGTTCAAGTCTACCGGTCTGTTAGAATGACTCACCACACTTCCACTTTGACACCTATCTTAATGATAAACGGCTCATTCTCGCCATGACCTTCACACCTCACTGCACTTCCACATGTTGGAATACGAGCTCACAAAAACCTTCTGTCACTCTAACCCCGCAGGGCCAGAGAACCCGTCGCTGTGTAGGCTGTGCTTCCGGAAGCTCTAGGGAAGTCGGGATAGGAGGGTACTTATTCTCAACATTCAACGATTCCATCATAGCCCCACATCACTCCCAAGCGAGGATTTAAACCTACCTAAACTACTACTACAAAGTATTGAAAATTGTATTTACTCTTTCTATTTCATCCTAGATTATTGCAGCAAATAGCAGAATCGTAGCTAAGGAACTATATTGCCCCTTTTCTCTCCCTAAACATCTCACTCATATAAAACTCCATTATTTCGAATCAACAACGCTAAATTTCATGGAAAAAATGACTTATTGTTTGTCTAAGCAAATCAAATTACTAAAACAACTAGTATTCATCACCAAacacatcaaattgattttttttcactaaTAAATACTTGTTGATTCATTTATCTCATGGACTATTATTTGCATACTTTTAGCCTCATTAGAACTaatcaaaatcaatcaaatctgaaaataaTACCTAAAAGGCAAATTAACCAAACAACATTAGCTAAATCAATAAGAACAATCATTTCCCAAAACAGATCGAACACTACAAAATCAAGAACAAATCAATACTCTAAAGTATCcaaaacacaatatatatatatatatatatataaacacaatttttttaaaaaaaaaaaacacaattaaatcaacttcaaagatgaaattattttttaaaaaaataaaaatactgaccTTTTGGAAACAGATTTGGGAGGGATAGTGCCATTTCTACAGAACCTTCCAATGATTTGCTTGTAGAAAATTGGATACTGAAACACTAGTACACTAGTATACTActactaaaaatagaaaaaattgtcAGACTCAACTAATTTTAAGGTATAAGGCATAAGTACCCTTAGACTATGACTGAAATTTCAGAGatatattttaacatattaaCTAAGGTCCAATTACCTCTTCAAATTCATTttgtttgtaattttgtacaccttttggcttacgtAGCATACTCCGTGACTCGCTGTAGTTGAGGCGAGTGAGAGATGTTTGGATACCACGTAAGCTAAAAAGGTatacaaaattaccaaaaaaattgaGGTTATGAGAATAATAGTAAGACCTTATTTTAGTTAAGatgtatatttaaaatttcaatcatatccttaattttaataaatataataaaaaatatctttttatttcttaaacttcgtacCCGATTTAACAGAAGAGGGTACCATTTTGTCACTAGGAGATTGACAGCCATGGATTTTTGGGGGTgttaatgaaaacaaaatagTTTGGTGGAAATGATTAATTACGTTTGACGATATGGCAATCTATTTGTCTATCATTGACGAAACAAAAGGTTGtcttttttatgatttatttattattttttcgttcacttttattttaaaaatattttttaattttatttgtcatttttgataatttagaaaatatacttttctttttattatattttcaatttatttacattgagtaaatattttttaaagaatatgatgaataaatatatttagaacttattaattaataaaaataaaaatgataaattcattatatttattaatttttactttttaaataaatttatcaagttAAAATTTGACCAATAAATTTAAACAGAGGGAATAGTTTCTTGGGCAAAGATAAATTTAATGTCTAGttcctttgtttttgtttgttttttcgtTTTGTTACCAAATCAATgtatcaaacttttttttttttggtcttgggtcaataaaatcatcatttaaaattagatcaatttaaAGCTGCAGTTTTGTTTATAGTTTATACAtgtgatttgaattttttatgtactattttgttctcataaatataaaaatattatgaaaattattaaaattctcaacttttaTACAGTCATACCAAATAACAAATCACGGTGGATAATCTCTTCAAGTCAAGCATGcatgagtattttatttttgcaaaatttaaagtgatgaattttttattttttttacaaaatataaaattatgagttgattttatatttttttaaaattgaaattatgatCTCAAGTTCAATAAAAGTTTATCTTCTTTACTTCAACTTTGTTGATACGTCCTTGTACTTGAAGCGATCATTGTGAATTGGACCATCTTGACAATCATAtaaagtatgtttttttttattatgaatttagaATTTCTAGAATATAGAtgtattattaaaacaaatatatatctatatattttcaACGATGATATTATGTAACCTTCTAAATTAGCGTAAGCCTGGAAAAAGACCATATTACCCTTTGTATGTGTGTTTGTATGTAGGCAAATGTGCATGTTAAGATTTCTTTTAGAACCAACAAAAAGTGGCAAATTAAGTATATTGTCTGCAAGCTAGGTATATAATTTTTCACCTAAAATGAGAAAAGCATAATATACAAGTTTTCATAAAGAAAACTTTATCTTAAGGAAAAGAAGATACCAAAACCTTCTCCACCAATTATAACCAAGTATACTTCAACACATGCACCTATCCAAAGAgggggaaaaaaatatttctttggaCTTCTTCTAATGTTGTTACTCTATCATGATTTCCTAGAGCTCTTATTTCAAGAATTGATGATATCGCAGATTCAATAGCATTGATTATGAATCTCACGATCAAGAACattaaaaaagagagaattgTCTACTCAGATTATCGTATCAACAACGAGAGCAGTAACAACAAATAGTTTGTAAAATATAGATCAACAAGCAGCGTTATTTCACACAAAGTCTATCTCATGCTTGCTCCTCCAACTCGTCCATCCTCCCAATGCCAAAATCATCAAGCAACGAGAGCAGTTACAACAGATAGTTCGTAGAACATAACAAATAACTAGGTATTGTTTCACCTCCCTTCTATTCATCAGTCCTACCAATAATGCCAAAGCCCGTTTTAGGCCCGGAAAGACGCACCAACCCTTTAATTTGGTGTGTTGCCCTACTTTGCACCTTCATAACCCTAGCCGTGATCATCACCGGCATCATCGTCTTCATCGGATTCATCATTGTTAGGCCAAAAGTTCCACAAATGAGTGTGGCAAGTGCAAATATAGACACTTTTGCCTATGACATGTCTAATCTCCTATCAATCAAGGTGTCAATTGTGATCAATGCTGAAAATGACAATGTAAAAGCCCATGCAACTTTCTATGAGACAATTTATACACTATACTTTCATGATGTTAAAGTTGCATATTTAAGAGCTGACCCTTTTGATGTACGTAAAAATAGTTCAATCCCATTATATTATCCTGTGGAGTCAACGTCGATCGCGTTGACTCCACAGGAAGGAGCAAATGCTGAGGTGGCATTAAATCAAAGACTAGTAGTTCTTGATCTTAAAGGAAGTTCAAGGACTAGATGGAGATTAGGGTTAGTTGGTTCTGTTAAATTCTGGTTGCATCTTAATTGTAAGCTTAAGTTACCATTAGATGGAAGAACTATTTACCCAAAATGTAGCACCAAATCGAGATAATTCGTGTTTAATTCAGACTAAGTTTTATGTTATATACATCGTCAGTGTAATTAAGTTATATTGTATACATGGTTAATggttctctttttcctttttgtacATCCTAGAACTTCTTTAGATTAATGTAATGAGATTCATTAAGAAGTTAATAGTACgtatttgttaatttatttctattgttttctacaattttttatttttctaagctTGGAAATATTAATAAGCCTGTTTGACTTGGATTTGAATCCaattatttcattgtttatttaaaataataattatttatattcagaagaagaaagaaagttaCTCTATTAGAAAGCTATAAGACAATTTCTTTGTGTAGTTAGGTATAGAgacattaataaataaagtcaATGATGACTCGATTGGCCCACAATATTAGGAAGTCATGTTTTTTAACACTTAACCAAACTAACAAGCCCATAGTTTCAATCTCAGCCCACAATAATCCTAATTACATTGGCTTAAATTGAATCCTAGCCCAAGTTGCTTGCATGACGAATTAACGAGCACAAAACACGAGTAATGTTCGTATCTAGTCcaacaaaacataagaaaattgaaGTACGCTAGCTAGTTAACGTTTGAAGCATTGACATGAAATATACGACATAGTTGGAGTCGCGCTATTGAGGCAAAATGAAGATTAAGATGAGTCCCGAGCTTCACTTTAATTAGGGCACAGAGTCGTGTCATGAAACATGTTCAGTGggtattttcataaatatttgattaaatcagtgagaaaaaattaaaaaagaaaaaataataatgttataTATCATATGAAAGAGAACTAGGAAGTTTTCCACTATTTCAGTGAGAATCTATTTTCAACCATGCATTTTTCCAATGAGCTGATTCTACGGGAAATAATGAGtggaaaaatcatattatataaCACGAATATTCCACTAATTCACGATGGGAAAAAACCTTGTTTTCTGATAGTGTATGACACTAGAGAAGGTTAATTAGCCTGTGGTACTATGGGTGTTGCATGCACAAGCTATGTGTATGTCGTTGCGCTATAATTATTGCATATTTTTCTACGTTTGCATAACATATCATATGATCGCGATccaattatattcaaatttaataccttcaaatttattttaactcGATCTAAGTCttgtattgtatatatttgataGCAAATGGACATAGTATATTAGTTGTGTCATGATAAATCAAATAAGATCACTCTCTATATcccaatagaaaaataaaaagaaagaaataaaaacagacttaattaattaaagggtAAGAAAACAGtcacacaaaacaaaaataaaaatacaacaattttagaagaaattaaagaaacactcatttttgtgtttttaccCTTTGGactaaaaaaaccaaaaaaacaaaaatgaattttgTAGTACTTCTACCTTCTACAACTTTGATTGTAGTTCTTGTCTCCCTTTATATCGCTTCGTAAAATAGTCATATTAATCATGAGGAACTCGGAGGAGTATCGTGCCCCATTCCTGGGCTATGTCCAGGAGTGACATATGGTATATCTTTCTTTTCGTACTTGCTTTTGGAACCgttgaatgaaaaattatcAGATGACAGACTTTTTACCTCTCCATGTGTAATTTCGACCGGAGGAGGAGGCGGAGGATATCTTGAAAATGACCTTGATGCA
Proteins encoded in this region:
- the LOC125862710 gene encoding NDR1/HIN1-like protein 12, whose protein sequence is MPKPVLGPERRTNPLIWCVALLCTFITLAVIITGIIVFIGFIIVRPKVPQMSVASANIDTFAYDMSNLLSIKVSIVINAENDNVKAHATFYETIYTLYFHDVKVAYLRADPFDVRKNSSIPLYYPVESTSIALTPQEGANAEVALNQRLVVLDLKGSSRTRWRLGLVGSVKFWLHLNCKLKLPLDGRTIYPKCSTKSR
- the LOC125862649 gene encoding uncharacterized protein LOC125862649, whose protein sequence is MALSLPNLFPKGDAYGTKYFEIKTKTSQLKLSFSYRARANAALNSRSSSVEIPRQWYNLVADLPIKPPPSLHPKTFQPIKPEDLSPLFCDELIKQEASVEQFIDIPEEVLDVYSLWRPTPLIRAKRLEKLLDTPARIYYKYEGGSPAGSHKPNSAVPQAWYNKMGNVKNVVTETGAGQWGSALSFACSLFGLNCEVWQVRASFDQKPYRKMMMQTWGAKVHPSPSDLTEAGRAILQMDPSSPGSLGIAISEAVEVAAKNADTKYCLGSVLNHVLLHQTVIGEECIKQMEDFGEIPDVIIGCTGGGSNFAGLAFPFIREKLKGKINPLIRAVEPTACPSLTKGVYAYDYGDTAGMTPLMKMHTLGHDFIPDPIHSGGLRYHGMAPLISHVYELGFMEAISIPQIECFQGAIQFARSEGLIPAPEPTHAIAATIREALRCKETGESKVILMAMCGHGHFDLSSYDKYLQGSLVDLSFSEEKIKASLAKIPRPVS